From Paenibacillus graminis:
ACCATAATACGGCCATCAGGGGCACGATGAACCAAATCCAGGTATTGGTCATCGTACTGAGGATAAAATCATAGATTCCATGCCACAACCAAGGCAGCAGCAAGGATATGAATAAAATCCCTCTTGTCCGGACTCCTCCTGAGAACTTGGCCCTGCCCATATGGTATCCCATAATGACGCCAAACATAGCATGCCCCGATACCGGAAGCAGCGCGCGCATGAACATAGAGCCGATTGAAGCGTGGCTGTACCAGGCATACATTATATTTTCTATTGTTGCAAAGCCTAGCGATATCGCTACAGCATATAGTATTCCATCATATGGCTCGTCAAACTCGGTATGATTGTAGATCATATGGTACAGCACAAACCACTTCAAGCATTCTTCTACGCCGGACGAAATCAGAAATGAGTCAACGTAAGGTCCGCCGTCCAGTCCAAGCACAAGCCCTCTTTGAATAATCATAATGGGAAACACAATCAAAAGACCCAGCAGAAACACCTTCAGAACCATATGAAGCGGCTCCTGATCATACTTGTCCTTTAGATAGAAAAAAGTCAGCAGGGCAAGTCCCGGTGCCACTGCTGACGAAATGACCGATAACAAAAGCACCGATTCCCCTCCCCGCGTCTAATTATCCTCTGTGCATACTGCC
This genomic window contains:
- the prsW gene encoding glutamic-type intramembrane protease PrsW; this encodes MLLLSVISSAVAPGLALLTFFYLKDKYDQEPLHMVLKVFLLGLLIVFPIMIIQRGLVLGLDGGPYVDSFLISSGVEECLKWFVLYHMIYNHTEFDEPYDGILYAVAISLGFATIENIMYAWYSHASIGSMFMRALLPVSGHAMFGVIMGYHMGRAKFSGGVRTRGILFISLLLPWLWHGIYDFILSTMTNTWIWFIVPLMAVLWYGGMGKVARANSRSPFRFLKREEEINL